The region AGATATAGCGTGGCAACTTCTCCAGCCTCAATAGGAATTTTTATTTTGTGCTCTGGCTGCCAATCGCCCATATCAAAATCGTGAGAAATCACGCGAGTACCAGGTTTAAGTTGTTCCCACAGACGAGGACGCAGTTTGAGATTAAGGTGAGGCAGGAGATAAAGAATCAGAACTGTTGCATCACCAAATTGACTTTCATATAAATCTTGCTGGTAAAAGGTAAGCAGATGGTGCACTCCAGCCTGATGAGCAGACTGGGTAGCTTCGTGAACGCGATCGCGATCAATATCAATTCCTACGCCGCGGATACCAAACCGTTGGGCTGCTGCAATCAAAATCCGCCCATCACCGCAACCCAAATCATATACAAGGTCATTTGGGTCAAGTTTTGCCAGTTGCAGTATCCCCTCCACGACTTCTGGAGGAGTGGGCAAAAAACCAATATCAGGTCTGCGGTCAGGCATGGAATAAAGGCGATCGCGTGCATAAGAATCAGCCCTTCATTGTAAAGCTTCAGCAAATATCCTTTGGCTCTCTAATAAAAATTCCGTATGATTCAGAAACAGTTCAACTCCTGATTGGGGCACTAGATTTGAGCAACCTCTCTCCAGTCTCCTCAGAGTTGTGCTTGCTTACCTGCGTTTGGATTGTCACACCTTTACTGCACCTACCACTATGAACCGCTTTCAGGATGTCTTCATTTCCTACGGCAGGGCGGACAGTAAGTTTCTTGCCAAGAAATTAAACGATCGCCTGATTGCCCAAGGGCTGGAAGTCTGGTTTGACTTTGAAGACATTCCGCTAGGCGTCAATTATCAGAAGCAAATAGACGATGGGATTGAAAAAGCAGACAATTTTCTGTTCATTATTTCTCCTCATGCTGTCAATTCGCCCTACTGCGCCTTAGAAGTTGAACGAGCGCTGAAGCAGAATAAACGGATTATTCCTGTGCTGCACATTGAGCAGATTAGCCACGAAATTTGGCAACAGCGTTTTCCTCAGGGCACTGCTCAACAATGGGAGTCTTATCAGTCCCAGGGTAAGCATTCCAGCTTCCCCAACATGCATCCAGAGATCTGCAAAATTAATTGGGTCTACTGTCGGGAAGGAGTGGACGATTTTGAGCAATCGCTGCAAGATCTGCTGGCAATTTTTGAGCGCGATCGCGTGTATGTTCGGCAGCACACTGCCTTCTTAGCAAAAGCATTGGAATGGCAGCATCACCACCACGAACCGCAGTACCTCTTGATTAGAGAAGAACGACAACAAGCTGAAACCTGGCTCAAAACGCGCTTTCAGGACAGACAACCACCCTGTATTCCCACCGATCTGCACTGTGAATTCATCACTGAAAGCACCAAAAATGCCAACAACCTGATGACCCAGGTGTTCATTTCCTGGGCAAGGGACGATCGCGCGTTGATGGAACAGTTCCGTCGCAGCCTATTGCGAGAAAACCTCACGGTTTGGGTTAGCAAAACGGATATTCAAACTGGAGCTGATTTTCAGCAGGAAATCAACCACGGCATTGAAGAAGCTGATAACGTGGTTTACCTGATTTCTCCCGCTGCGCTCAAATCACCCGACTGCCAGCAAGAAATTCAATACGCCCTTAGTCTTAACAAACGCATCATTCCATTGCTGATTCGCTTTACCGATCTCAATCTCATTCCATCTGAACTTCGGAGTTTACACTTTATTAATTTTGCCGACAATACAACTCAAGCTCAACATGAGCGTGATGTTGCCAAATTAATCAAAATCCTGAACCAGGATGCTGGGTACTACGAAGAACACAAGATTTTACTCACCAAAGCACTGAAGTGGGATCGGCAGCATCGGAATCCCAGTATTTTGTTGCGAGGTTATAATCTGCGCCATGCCGAAGCCTGGCTAAAAGTTGCTCACCATCGAGAACAGCATCATCCGATTCCCTTAATCGAAGAATTTATTCAGGAAAGTTTACGGCAGCCAGAGGGAGTGCCGCTGGATGTCTTTGTTTCATACTCTCGCAAAGATTCTGAATTTGCCCGTCGGCTCAACGATGCTTTGCAAATTCATGGAAAAACAACCTGGTTTGACCAGGAGAATATTGCGGCTGGTAGCCCTGATTTTCAGCAAGAAATCTACCGCGGAATTGAAAACAGCGACCACTTCTTATTTATCATTTCACCCAGTTCAATTGGTTCACCGTATTGCTTTGGCGAGGTAGATTATGCCACACGGCTGAACAAACGTATAATCACGGTATTGGCTGAGTCAGTAAAGCTAGAGAGCTTGCCTCCTGCTTTAGCAACTGTGCAGTGGATTGATTTCAGTCGGCATGATAGTGCCTTCGATGCCAGTTTCAGTACACTGCTTCGTACCTTGGACACAGATCCAGAGCATTTACGAACCCATACTCGCTTGTTGGTGAGAGCGTTGGAATGGGAAAATCGCGATCGCGATGAAAGTTTGTTGTTGCGAGGCAGCAGTTTGAAGGAAATTCAACAATGGCTACTGGCAAGCCCCCACAAAAACCCACAGCCAACCCGCCTGCAACGAGATTATGTAACCGCTTCCAACGCGACGGAGATCCAGCGACAACGAGCGACCTTACGCCTGCAACGGGTGGGCTTAGGTCTTATTAGTGTTGCATCCCTGGCAGCGATCGCCCTAGGATTAACTGCTTACCGACAATATCAGGCAGCCAATCGTTCTCGGATAGAGGCACAAAAAGAGCGCATCTGGGCACAAACCAGAACTTCTGAAGCGCTGTTTCGCTCTGAGCGTCCATTTGAAGCACTGCTAGAAGCCATGCATGCAGGCATTGAGTTCAAGCAATTTGGCATTGCTGATGACAAACTCAAGTCAACCGTTGTCACAGCGTTGCAGCAAGCGGTGTTTTGGGTGCAAGAAAATCAGCGCATTGGTGCCCATGCTGGAATTATTTGGGATGTGGATACCAGCCCCGATACAAAATTCATTGCGTCAGCTAGTGACGATGGCTCCGTTAAAATCTGGAACCAGGACGGCACCTTAGTCAACCAAATCCGCAGTCAACAAAATGATGCCTTTATGGCAGTTGCCTTTTCTCCGAATCAGCAACTTTTAGCTGTGGGAGGTTCGAGCCGGAATGGCACACAAGGGCAAGCATTTCTGGTGCGGTTGGGTGATAAACAGCAGCGAATCCTATTGGGGCGGCAACTGGCTCCTGTAGTGGGGATCGCCTTTTCTCCGAATGGGCAAACGATCGCGACTGCCAGCGAAGACAGTATGGTGCGGTTGTGGAATGTGAACGGAAAACTGTTGAAAACTCTGGAAGGGCACAATGCCCCTGTGCGGTCAGTGACCTTTAGCCCCGATGGGCAACTGATTGCCACTGCCAGCGACGATCGCACGATTCGCTTGTGGAGCCAGAATGGCACTCCAATTAAAACCTTGATTGGTCATACGGCTCAGGTTCGTAGCGTCAGCTTTAGCCGCGATGGCAAACACCTGGTTTCTGCCAGTTGGGATGAAACTGTGCGTCTCTGGAACCGCGACGGCACTCCCATTCGGGCGATCGCTGGGCATGGTTCTCTGGTGAATGACGCTAAATTTAGCCAGGATGGCAAAACTATTGCCTCAGCAGGATGGGACAAAACTATCAAGTTATGGACGCTGAATGGCACTTTAATCACCAGCCTACCTGGGCACAGTGCCCAAATTCGGAACCTTAGCTTTAGTCATCGGGATGGCTTATTACTTTCGGCAGGAGGCGATCGCGTGATTCGACGCTGGACACTCAACCGCCCCCTTCTTGCAACACTGCAAGCTCATTGGGCAAGAGTCTACAGTGTCTCGTTTTCTCCAGATGATCAAATCCTGGCTTCAGCCGGAGCCGATAATACGATTCACCTTTGGGATCGTCAAGGGAACCCCCTGCGCCAGCTTAAAGGGCATCAAGGCATTGTGTGGTCAGTTGGCTTTAGTCCAGACAGTAAGCTTCTTGCCTCTGCCAGTTCCGACCATACGATTAAGCTATGGAACCGTAACGGGCAGTTACTCAAAACACTGGTTGGACATGCGGGGCCTGTCCATTCTGTGAAGTTCAGCCCAGATGGCAACCTGTTGGTTTCAGCCGGAGCCGATCAAACTGTACGGTTGTGGCGGCGGGATGGCTTGCTTATTCGCATCCTGCAAAACTTCAACCGCGGGTTGCTCTCAGCCAGCTTTAGCCCCAACGGACGTAGCCTGGCTGTTTCCGGCTGGGATAATACGGTTCAGCTAATGACCTTGCAGGGAAAAGTCATCACCCAACTGAAGGGTCACCAGGGATGGGTTTACAGCGTGATGTTTAGTCGGAATGGCAAGCACCTGTTGACTGCTAGCTACGACGGCACTGCAAAGATTTGGAGCCAAGATGGTCACCTTGTACAGACTTTGAGGGGACACGAAGATGGAGTAGTTGCTGCAGTGTTTAGCCATGACGAGCGCTTTATTGCTACGGCCAGTTATGACGGCACTGTAAAGCTGTGGAAGCAGGATGGCAGGCTAATTACAACGCTGCGGGGACATCGCGATCGCGTCAGTGATGTAAGCTTTAGCCAGGATGGTAACTTGCTAGCTACTGCCAGCGAAGATCAAACCGTCTTGCTTTGGAAGTTTGCGATTCAAGGAGAATTGGACAAGCTTCTGGCACGAAGCTGCGAGTGGACCCATGATTACTTGCAAACCCATGCCCAGATACTTACTGAGATTCAGACATTTTGCAAAACCCAGCCGCAATAGTAGCGTTGGTCAAACAACTCAGATCGGTACTGGTCCGGGTGTTGAGTCACTCATGCTTTCTGACTTGCTTTTTCCTAACTGTTCTATCGCTACGGCTATAGTTTAAATTCCGAATTAAGAAAGAGGCGCAGCGCTGTAACTTCACGCTAAAAAAGAGAAAAGAGTAGTCAGGAGCGCTCTATGCAACGGACGATACTCATGCTTGCTGGGACAGTTGTGGCTCTAGTCGGCTTCGTTCCTGTTAGTGTTGCCCAAAATCAGTCCTCATCACCGTCACCCGCTGAGCTATTGGGGGTTCAAGAACGGTCTATTCAAAAAAACTCCAGACCTATGCCCCAAGTCATTCCCCCAGAATCAAACCAGGTCTCTGATTCCTCCGATAACCAACTCTTGCTATACAGGATTGATCGCAATACACGGGTTGTGGTTGGTCCCAGTCGTAGCACTGCTCAACCAGGTGATTTCCCTAATACAGCTCCCGATAGAGATAATAGACTGCAGCTACTCCTCGATTTAGATCAATAACACGCTCAATTTCAATGAATAAGCCACTGGATGAAGCGCGATCGCACGAATTGGCGCAACAGGTCAAAAGCAAAACAAAAGCGCCATTTGAGAATGCCCATCGAGCAGCACTAGCGGTTTCGGGAGCGCATTACGTTCAGGGCTTCCTGGTAGTGAAAAATCGTACTAAACCCCTGGAGCATGCCTGGATTGAGTTAGAAGATTGCATCCTCGATCCATCCTTTCCCTTCCTGAATCACTCGTCTGAGCAACTTTACTACTTCCCAGTGCAGCGCCTGACGGTAAAGCAACTCAAAACTGCGATCGAAGAAGCTAAAGAAGACTACCCAGATGATCCACCTTTGCCGATTTATGGAGCGGCTCCCTATGAATACTACGGAGATGTGATGCTCGGTGGTCGAGATTACCAGGAAGCTTTTGAAGCGGCTCAACGTCAATGTCAGGCGTTGAAATCTCCATCATCTGGAAACGGCAAACGGTTCTAGCTCCTAATGTAAATCAGCTTCCCAAACAGCAATATAAACGCGGTCTTTATCATTTCGTTCAATCACTCCTTTCAAGGCTCCCGTATTGAAAGTATATTGATTGGAATTTCGATTTCGCACATTGTTCAAGCCTTCTTCAATCGGTGCTGTGAGAGCACCATTGAGCATACTGTTCAGGGTATTTGCCATCACGGTGCGATCTACTGACTGCGCGAATGATGCCTCTGTTTGCCGTACCTTGTTTGTAGTCTTGTCGTACAAATAGGCAACTGTTACCTGGTCAGGTACAAGATCATACTGTACAGCTCGCGTATTTGCCCAAAATCCTTCTTTGGCTGTTGTGGGTTCGCCTAATTGTGTCTTAATGCTGTCAATTCCTGTACCAGTAGGATAACCAGGCACCGCTAGATCAGTTAGAGTTCCCTCCTCATCAGGAGTCGCTTCGGGTGGCACAGGTTCGGGGGAGAGAGAGGGAGTAGGGGAGGGGGAAACTACAACAGGTGGTGGTGCAGGAGTAGGAGATGTAATGGATGAGGGAGAAGGAGATATGGTAACCGTTGGTGAAGGTGAAGGCTTTACCAAATTGGCAGAGTTGGATTGGGAATGATACCAGTAAGCTCCTAAAGCGGAGGCAGACGCACTGGCGATCGCAGCCATAGCCAGAAGAATGCCTAACCTGGGGCGAGATCGCTGAGGTGAGAGAGGAGGTTGTGGAGTGCTATACACCTCCGGCGTATAACCATTTGGGGCAACTGGGGGCATTGGTGGACTAATCGGAACAGTTGCAGCCGTTTTGAGACTTGCTGGCTGAGCTGCGATGGGTGCACTGGTGGTCAGGTTATCCGGTAATAATCGCAGCCAATCCTCAACTGTCGCTGGGCGATACTGCACATCTAACGCCATCCCTCGCATAATTGCTTGATTCGTGGCTGCTGTAATATCGGGACGCAAATCTTTGGGAGCAGGCATGGGTTGGCGATCGCGCAGAATCGAAGGCACTGGCACATGAGCCGTTAAGAGGGCGTAGAGCGTTGCCGCCAGCCCGTATACATCAGTTGCGGGAGTGCGCTGCGCCTGCGATAGATACTGCTCTGGCGGTGCATAACCAGTGGAAATGATACTGGTATGGGTTTGGGTTGCTCCCAAGGTAAATTCGCGAGCAATGCCAAAATCAATCAGAATAACTGTGCTTGTTCCTTGACGAAGAATAATGTTTTGAGGCTTGACATCTCGATGCAACAACCCATTCGTATGGACTACCTGGAGTGCTGCCCCAATCTGCCGGATGTAGTGAATAGCTGTGGTTTCAGGCAAAGGTTGTTCGGGAAAAACAAGTTCTTCCAGGGTGCAGCCAGGAATATAATCCATTACTAAAAAGGGTATGCCATTCTCAATAAAAAAATCGCTGACCCGCACAATATTGGGATGGGTGCACAGTGCCAGTCTTCGCCCTTCATCCTGGAATTGTCGCTGTACAGCACTAAATTCTGCCTGCGGCTGACTGGATGGGTTCAGGGTCTTGATGACGACTGTTTGTTGCAGGTAATGATGAGTGGCTCGGAAGGTCACCCCAAAACCACCTTCCCCTAGCACCTGATCAAGAGTATACTTGCCATCCTGTAACGATTTGCCGACCAACGAGTTCATGAGTGCGAACACTCCTCAAATTCACCTTTGCTTATCCAGGATAGCGAAGGACGCTGACGGTATTGTTTGGAGTGAAAGCAATGACTCCTTTTTCGGATGCCTCAAGCTATGTCCACTAGAGTGGATAGGTCTGGAGGGTGTTGTTCAATAACAAAGTTGTGTGATTATCGATTAACTCTAGATGTCCCTCTGGGGTTATGGCGCTGTAACGTTCAAAATACTCGCGCACAGTAGTTGGAAAGTGAGGAAAGTGGAAAATCGCATCTCCGCTGGCAATGTCTGACCAGAAATTTCGGAGGTCAGGAATCAAGGCTTCCGCTTCGTCAGCAGACAGGCTAAGTGGCGAATGGGTCAGCAACTGTCGTAGAAAAGGGGGGGATTGTAGTGCCAGGCGATCGCGGGAGACTTGCGGCAATTCCTGCCAACCGGGAACTGAGGTAACTCGCTCCGAATGAATTGTGAGATAGTGCTGCTGATGGGAATTTACAGAATAATGCAGCAGGCGATAGGGATGGGGATAGCTAATGAGCGAGCCAGTTGTGATATCGTATAGTCCATCGTGATATGCCACATCCTGTACATGCAAATGCCCTGTGAAAACTAGTTGTACCCCTCCCTGCTGTAATGTTGTGCGTAACTCAGCCGCATTCTGCAAAAAGTATCGCTTCGCCAGGGGATGCCGTGCTTGATTGGGAAGATGCTCCACAATGTTGTGATGAATCATTACCAGTTTCAGGTCATCGGGAAACGCTGCCAATATGGCTTTTAACCACTCCAGTTGGAGCGTGTCTAATCGTCCAACCTGTTTTCCTGAACTGTCAAACTCAATCGAATTTAGCCCAATCAGGCGCACGCCTGGCAATAAAGCTTGAGTGTAATAAAGTTGATGAGAGTCCTGGTAGCCGAATGCCCGGTAATAATGGGGAAAGTCCTCTGGGGCGATCGCCGCTGCATCTCCCAGGGTCTGAGGCAAGTCGTGATTTCCCGGAATCACGTAAGCTGGGTAGGGAAGTTTTGCCAAGCGATCGGCTAACCAGGCGTGATTTTCTGGCTCACCGTGCTGGGTTAAATCTCCTGGCAGCAGCAAAAAATCCAACTTTAACTGACTGAGACGGTCTAAGATGACTTCTAGAGCAGGAATGCTGATTTCAACCAGATGCACTCGATTAGGATGCTCCCAAACAGTGTGAGGCAACGCGATATGTAGGTCGCTAATAATTGCAAATCGAAAATCCAGACTCATGATTCCAATCTACCGCGAACTGGGAAAGGGAAGAATGAGATCGAAACTAATGGCTCATCAAAAACGACAAAGCAAAAAGAGTTTCCATAACTGCTCTTGCACCTTACCCTTTGAAAGAACTACATGAATATGCAACTCACTGCTAAAGCCTGCGCTTCTGCTCTACTCGGAAGTCTTTTGCTAGGAGGGACAATTCTGATCACTCCTGCTGCTCAAGCTCAGCAAACAGTTCCATCTGTCCCCACTGCTGCAACTGCTCAATGGAAACCGTTTACGCCTGCGAAGGGTGGCTTTACGATTACGATGCCTGGTCAGCCAACTGAACGCACTCAAACCCTTGATACCCCAGCGGGCAATATCAGTACTTATTTCTATAGCAGCAGTTCCAACGGTGGAAAAGTAAACTACACCGTCTCATACGTGGATCTACCAAAAGGGGTTAGTGAAATGCCTGCCAATTTGCTGCTAGAAGCGATCGCTAGTGGGTTAACTGGGGATGAGCGAGTGAAGGTATTGAGCGAAAAGGTGATTACTCTAGACAATCACCCTGGACGTGAGTTTAAGATCGAAAGCCCAACTAAATCGATCGTTCGACACCGAGCCTATCTTGTTAACCAGCGGGTTTATCAAGTGGTTGCAGAAGTTCCAGCCGCTGAGGAATCAACTCTGGGCAAGGAGGTTGAACGGTTTTTGGAGTCATTTAAGTTGCAATAGGGACTTAGCATCGCTAAACCCGCACCGACAATTAATCAGATTATTCTAGAGGTTCAGTCTTGCCAATTGTTCGCGTTCGAGAACACGTCAATCCCCTCAGCAAAAAGTATCAAATTGCCGCCACCCCTCCTGACTGGCAAACTATTTACACAGATATTACGCGCCCATTGCATCTGGATATTGGTTGTGGCAAAGGGCGGTTTTTGCTGGAAATGGCACAGCGCCAACCTGATTGGAATTACCTGGGTTTGGAGATTCGAGAACCACTAGTGGAGCAAGCCAATCAATGGCGGATGGCGGCAAATCTGTCCAATTTGTACTATTTATTCTGCAACGCCAATAATTCTCTGCGCCCATTGCTGAATTCTTTGCCATCTGATGTGTTGCATGTGGTAACGATTCAATTTCCAGATCCCTGGTTCAAACGTCGGCATCAAAAACGGCGAGTGGTGCAGCCAGAGCTTGTGGCAGATTTGTCTGAGTTTTTGGTGGAGGGTGGCACAGTGTTTATTCAGTCGGATGTGGAGGAAGTGGCACTGGAGATGCGCGATCGCTTTGATGAACACCCAGCTTTCATCCGGCAGCACATGGATTGGCTCTCTACTAACCCAATGCCAGTGCAGACCGAACGAGAATTGCTGGTGCTGTCGTTTCATGATCCGGTGTATCGCGCCATTTACACCCACGATCGCAGCCACATCCGGAGTTGAAATTCCATCGGTGACAGCGGTAACCCCAGATAAATTGGCATCCAGAAAACGAATGCCAACCCTACTAGCCCTATCACAATCATGCCGATATAGCGTAGATCAGAGCGATCACTTCCCAGCCAGCGATCCACCAACCACGCCAATGCCAGACTGGCAAACACAGATGCCCCCATGTAGTGATACAGAAAAATGCAGCGGGCTACCCGTACCCAGGGCAGCAGATTGGCTAGATAGTTAACCGCCAGAAATAACACTAACCATTGTTCTGCCGGACTTACTCCCCAGATGGATGTTGCAAACAGGGTGAAAGAGCGAGACTGCGAGGAACGACGCTGTTCGATCACGAGTTGAACCATTAACCCCAGCGCCAGTGCCAGAACTAGCGCAATCGCTAGTGTGGAGAACCACCACAAAAATGGATTGCCCATCGCATGCACATCGTAAATCACCTTTTCTGCTGAAAGCGGCGGCAACACATGTTCTGAAGGGAGCGGATCGCCCTTGCCCGTAATCCGATAAAAATACGCCACAGGTCGCCACATTACTAACCAGCTATACCAGTTAGAGCAGTAAGGATGCACATCAGGACCACTACCCACACGATTGTGGTAGCTCAAAATTTCACCCTGGAGCGCCCAAAAGTCTTGCCAGAACCCCATTTTTGCGTTCAGCCGCAGATGGGGAATCCAGGTAAAGGCATAGGTGAGAAATGGGATAGCTCCCAGATAACCTCCAACCTGCCACCAGCGAAGTTGCAACAGTTTTTGTAACGGGGTTTGACATAAAGTTTCTGCTGATTCCGTGGCTAGATCCCGGTCAGGATGCAGATGGCGATCGCGCTGCTGGAGCCAATGCAATCCCTGAGCTAAAATCCATAACCCGTAGGCTCCTAGCAAAAACCACAGCCCATTCCATTTGATAGCAACAGCAGATCCAAAACCCATCCCCGCTAAAATCAGCCAGCCCACACGATTCACCCCCCGGCAGTTAAGTGCTAGCAGCAAACACCACCAACCCACTAATCCCAAAATCACCAGGTATACATTGTTCAGGGCATAGCGCGACTCGACTAAAAACAATCCATCCAGTGCAGCGAATACCCCAGCAATCAGGGCATAGCTCCGCCGCTGCAAAAGTTGATAGGCAATGCCTGCGCTTACTAGCGGGATGAAGCCTCCCACCAGAGCATTGATCCAGCGGTAGGTCCATGGAGCATATAGCCCACCAGTTAAGCCATTTTTGACTGCTTGACCGAATGGCAATTGATTTCCCAGCCACATTCCTACCGCAATGATGTATTTGCTCAGGGGTGGATGCCCATCGAAGAATCGTGTTTGGCTAAGGTAGTTGTGAGCAAATTTGGCGTAATACACTTCGTCGAATACCAGAGTATTGAAGCGATCGAGTCCCCAAAACCGCAGCGTTAAGGAGAAACCTAGCAGTCCAATCATGCTCACGCCAAACCAGGGAAATGAAGATTTAGATGGCTTGTGGAACGAAGTCATAACAAGGGGATGAGGAAGTGGGGATGTGGGGGAGAAATAGTGATATTTGATGCGCGCAGCCGTTGCATTCAAACCCGTACACTTGCGAGAATGAAGCGTATGACTTCTGAAAAAACTTCTGAGCAACCCGCAAGCACGGCAAACCCATCTGTTAAATCTCCTGCCAAAATTTGGTGGGATAATTTTCAGGCTCTGTTAACTGCGTTGATTTTAGCGCTGCTGATCCGGTTATTTGTGGCAGAACCGCGATTTATTCCGTCTGATTCTATGGTGCCGACTCTGGCGGTGGGCGATCGCCTTGTGGTAGAGAAAGTCTCTTATCGCTTTCATCCACCGGAATTTGGTGACATTGTGGTGTTCGACCCGCCACCCCATCTACAAGAATTCGGCTTTAAGAAAGATCAGGCATTCATCAAGCGGATTATTGCTCAGCCTGGGCAGACAGTGCAGGTATCAGGTGGCAAGGTGTATGTCGATAACCGTCCTTTAGTGGAACCGTACATTGCTGCTGCACCAGATTATGTACTGCCAGCTGTTGAAGTGCCTCCAGGTCAGTACTTTGTGATGGGTGATAATCGCCCTAACAGCAATGATTCGCACGTTTGGGGGTTTTTGCCTGCCAATTACATCATCGGTCGCGCCTGCTTTCGGTTTTATCCGTTTGATCGCATTGGACTCGTTAAATAGTTGGTTAGATGCCCCAGGGTTGTGCAAACTCAGGATTGTCTAAGCTTAACAGGGGGTAATTGGTGCAAAGAGGGTAGCTGAATGTTGTCTTGGGCTTCGCGCTGAATGCGTCCAGTTTCTAGAGCTTCGTAGAGTGCTTCTAGTGAGTTGAGATCACTTTTGCGATAACTTTTGAGGGCAAGCACCTGGCGAATCAGTCCTTCAGATTCAACACTCAAATACCCTGTTTGGAATGCAG is a window of Leptolyngbyaceae cyanobacterium JSC-12 DNA encoding:
- a CDS encoding hypothetical protein (IMG reference gene:2510095889); protein product: MNMQLTAKACASALLGSLLLGGTILITPAAQAQQTVPSVPTAATAQWKPFTPAKGGFTITMPGQPTERTQTLDTPAGNISTYFYSSSSNGGKVNYTVSYVDLPKGVSEMPANLLLEAIASGLTGDERVKVLSEKVITLDNHPGREFKIESPTKSIVRHRAYLVNQRVYQVVAEVPAAEESTLGKEVERFLESFKLQ
- a CDS encoding tRNA (guanine-N(7)-)-methyltransferase (IMG reference gene:2510095890~PFAM: Putative methyltransferase~TIGRFAM: tRNA (guanine-N(7)-)-methyltransferase); its protein translation is MPIVRVREHVNPLSKKYQIAATPPDWQTIYTDITRPLHLDIGCGKGRFLLEMAQRQPDWNYLGLEIREPLVEQANQWRMAANLSNLYYLFCNANNSLRPLLNSLPSDVLHVVTIQFPDPWFKRRHQKRRVVQPELVADLSEFLVEGGTVFIQSDVEEVALEMRDRFDEHPAFIRQHMDWLSTNPMPVQTERELLVLSFHDPVYRAIYTHDRSHIRS
- a CDS encoding dolichyl-phosphate-mannose--protein O-mannosyl transferase (IMG reference gene:2510095891~PFAM: Dolichyl-phosphate-mannose-protein mannosyltransferase~manually curated); protein product: MTSFHKPSKSSFPWFGVSMIGLLGFSLTLRFWGLDRFNTLVFDEVYYAKFAHNYLSQTRFFDGHPPLSKYIIAVGMWLGNQLPFGQAVKNGLTGGLYAPWTYRWINALVGGFIPLVSAGIAYQLLQRRSYALIAGVFAALDGLFLVESRYALNNVYLVILGLVGWWCLLLALNCRGVNRVGWLILAGMGFGSAVAIKWNGLWFLLGAYGLWILAQGLHWLQQRDRHLHPDRDLATESAETLCQTPLQKLLQLRWWQVGGYLGAIPFLTYAFTWIPHLRLNAKMGFWQDFWALQGEILSYHNRVGSGPDVHPYCSNWYSWLVMWRPVAYFYRITGKGDPLPSEHVLPPLSAEKVIYDVHAMGNPFLWWFSTLAIALVLALALGLMVQLVIEQRRSSQSRSFTLFATSIWGVSPAEQWLVLFLAVNYLANLLPWVRVARCIFLYHYMGASVFASLALAWLVDRWLGSDRSDLRYIGMIVIGLVGLAFVFWMPIYLGLPLSPMEFQLRMWLRSWV
- a CDS encoding signal peptidase I (IMG reference gene:2510095892~PFAM: Peptidase S24-like~TIGRFAM: signal peptidase I, bacterial type); translation: MTSEKTSEQPASTANPSVKSPAKIWWDNFQALLTALILALLIRLFVAEPRFIPSDSMVPTLAVGDRLVVEKVSYRFHPPEFGDIVVFDPPPHLQEFGFKKDQAFIKRIIAQPGQTVQVSGGKVYVDNRPLVEPYIAAAPDYVLPAVEVPPGQYFVMGDNRPNSNDSHVWGFLPANYIIGRACFRFYPFDRIGLVK
- a CDS encoding hypothetical protein (IMG reference gene:2510095893), coding for MISALVKSAFQTGYLSVESEGLIRQVLALKSYRKSDLNSLEALYEALETGRIQREAQDNIQLPSLHQLPPVKLRQS